A single genomic interval of Stenotrophomonas bentonitica harbors:
- a CDS encoding LemA family protein — protein sequence MRTSFRLILLVLLASLLSGCGYNAIQQKDEQVKAGWSEVVNQYKRRADLIPNLVQTVEGYANQERQVLTDVTNARARVGQVNVNADDAESLKQFQQAQGELSGALSRLLVVTENYPNLKSDQGFRDLQAQLEGTENRITVARGRYIQQVQDYNTYIRSFPQLITAKIFGYAAKPNFTVENEAQIAQPPAVKFGSQPAAPAPAPQPQPQPQPQPQQAPAQ from the coding sequence ATGCGTACCTCTTTCCGCCTCATCCTGCTGGTCCTGCTGGCCAGCCTGTTGTCTGGTTGTGGCTACAACGCGATCCAGCAGAAAGATGAACAGGTCAAGGCCGGCTGGTCCGAAGTCGTCAACCAGTACAAGCGCCGCGCCGACCTGATCCCCAACCTGGTGCAGACCGTGGAAGGCTATGCCAACCAGGAACGCCAGGTGCTGACCGACGTGACCAACGCCCGCGCGCGGGTCGGCCAGGTCAACGTCAATGCCGACGACGCCGAGTCGCTCAAGCAGTTCCAGCAGGCCCAGGGCGAACTCAGCGGTGCGCTGTCGCGGCTGCTGGTGGTGACCGAAAACTACCCGAACCTGAAATCCGACCAGGGCTTCCGCGACCTGCAGGCGCAGCTGGAAGGCACCGAAAACCGCATCACCGTCGCCCGCGGTCGCTACATCCAGCAGGTGCAGGACTACAACACCTACATCCGCTCGTTCCCGCAGCTGATCACCGCCAAGATCTTCGGCTACGCGGCCAAGCCCAACTTCACGGTCGAGAACGAAGCGCAGATCGCGCAGCCGCCGGCGGTGAAGTTCGGCTCGCAGCCAGCCGCACCGGCGCCCGCGCCGCAGCCGCAACCGCAACCGCAACCGCAACCGCAGCAGGCGCCGGCGCAGTAA
- a CDS encoding TerC family protein, producing the protein MFLELLSDPNVWLTLLTLSALEIVLGIDNLVFISIAVSKLPEERRPFARKLGIAVACITRILLLVSLAYLAHMEANLFTVAGMGISIRDLVLIVGGLFLIIKGGMEIRELITGGEDEDPTTTKASAVFGMVILQIAIIDIVFSLDSVITAVGIAQHVPVMVAAILLSVAVMLLAANPLGRFIDANPTVKMLALAFILLIGAVLILDGLDVHVPKPYIYAAMGFSVLVEWLNLLMRRRALAHHVPGAGNW; encoded by the coding sequence ATGTTCCTCGAGCTGCTCTCCGATCCCAACGTCTGGTTGACCCTGCTGACCCTGAGCGCGCTTGAAATCGTGCTCGGCATCGACAACCTGGTGTTCATCTCCATCGCCGTGAGCAAGCTGCCCGAAGAACGCCGTCCGTTCGCCCGCAAGCTCGGCATCGCCGTGGCCTGCATCACCCGGATCCTGCTGCTGGTGTCGCTGGCCTACCTGGCGCACATGGAAGCCAACCTCTTCACCGTAGCGGGCATGGGCATCTCCATCCGCGACCTGGTGCTGATCGTCGGCGGCCTGTTCCTGATCATCAAGGGCGGCATGGAAATCCGCGAACTGATCACCGGCGGCGAAGACGAAGACCCCACCACCACCAAGGCCTCGGCCGTGTTCGGCATGGTGATCCTGCAGATCGCCATCATCGACATCGTGTTCTCGCTCGACTCGGTGATCACCGCCGTCGGCATCGCCCAGCACGTGCCGGTGATGGTCGCCGCGATCCTGCTCTCGGTGGCCGTCATGCTGCTGGCCGCCAACCCGCTGGGCCGCTTCATCGACGCCAACCCGACCGTGAAGATGCTGGCCCTGGCCTTCATCCTGCTGATCGGCGCCGTGCTGATCCTGGACGGCCTGGACGTACACGTGCCCAAGCCCTACATCTACGCCGCCATGGGCTTCTCGGTGCTGGTGGAGTGGCTGAACCTGCTGATGCGCCGCCGCGCGCTGGCCCACCACGTGCCGGGCGCCGGCAACTGGTAA
- a CDS encoding diacylglycerol kinase, whose translation MADELGHLPRGPKRIFKAAVWSWQGLRAAWLHESSFRLEVYLLVVLAPLALWLGQTPVERALMIGSMLLVLAMELANSAIEAVIERYGPEFHELAGRAKDMGSAAVFVLMMNVLVCWALVLAPRIF comes from the coding sequence GTGGCTGACGAACTCGGGCACCTGCCGCGCGGGCCAAAGCGCATCTTCAAGGCGGCGGTGTGGTCCTGGCAGGGCCTGCGTGCCGCCTGGCTGCACGAATCCTCGTTCCGCCTGGAGGTCTACCTGCTGGTGGTGCTCGCGCCGCTGGCGCTGTGGCTGGGCCAGACCCCGGTCGAGCGCGCCCTGATGATCGGCTCGATGCTGCTGGTGCTGGCCATGGAACTGGCCAACTCGGCGATTGAAGCGGTGATCGAACGCTACGGCCCCGAATTCCACGAACTGGCCGGCCGGGCCAAGGACATGGGCTCGGCCGCCGTGTTCGTCCTGATGATGAATGTCCTGGTGTGCTGGGCCCTGGTCCTGGCGCCGCGAATCTTCTGA
- a CDS encoding SGNH/GDSL hydrolase family protein, whose amino-acid sequence MTHRVARPLLLALALTASLPALALKTAPVPPPPQVPEQVSNVAWAGDMAAFAKADALTPPPRGGIEFIGSSSIRMWDTLAADFPGQKVFNRGFGGSEVRDSTWYADQIVVPYAPCKVFFYAGDNDLNSGRSPAQVRDDVVAFVQRVHRDLPKTTVEVISIKPSPSRAQLLPAVVEANGLIEKALAKLPNTGFTDVYTPMLGEDGQPRASLFREDMLHMQPEGYAIWRKALAPKVQCR is encoded by the coding sequence ATGACCCATCGCGTCGCCCGCCCGTTGCTGCTCGCCCTGGCGCTCACCGCCAGCCTGCCCGCCCTGGCCCTGAAGACCGCCCCGGTCCCGCCGCCACCGCAGGTACCCGAGCAGGTCTCCAACGTGGCCTGGGCCGGGGACATGGCGGCCTTCGCCAAGGCGGACGCGCTCACTCCGCCGCCGCGCGGGGGCATCGAGTTCATCGGCAGCTCATCGATCCGGATGTGGGACACGCTGGCGGCCGATTTCCCCGGCCAGAAGGTGTTCAACCGCGGCTTCGGCGGTTCGGAAGTACGCGACAGCACCTGGTATGCGGACCAGATCGTGGTGCCGTACGCGCCGTGCAAGGTGTTCTTCTACGCCGGCGACAACGATCTCAACAGCGGCCGCAGCCCGGCCCAGGTGCGCGACGATGTGGTGGCGTTCGTGCAGCGCGTGCACCGCGACCTGCCGAAGACCACGGTGGAGGTCATTTCGATCAAGCCCAGTCCGTCGCGCGCGCAGCTGCTGCCGGCGGTGGTGGAAGCCAACGGGTTGATCGAGAAGGCGCTGGCGAAGCTGCCCAACACCGGCTTCACCGACGTCTACACGCCGATGCTGGGCGAAGACGGCCAGCCGCGCGCGTCGCTGTTCCGCGAGGACATGCTGCATATGCAGCCGGAGGGCTACGCGATCTGGCGCAAGGCATTGGCGCCGAAGGTGCAGTGCCGGTAA
- a CDS encoding sensor histidine kinase, with protein sequence MPHGLPRKIRIVFILQAVLASLGILLGAWLVSLVIKHSLVSSALQEEATYFWDLHAASPVQPPPNTRNIRGYLLETGQSALSLPANLRELAPGFHELKADDQLVLVDARPEGRLYLVFLRSRAEMLAFWFGIVPVLLTLLAVYGASWVTYRASKRLVSPVNWLARRVSRWNPGHPEASDLAPDKLPADMQGETRQLAAALHSLATRVTAHVARERNFTRDASHELRTPLTVIRVASDMALGDQDMTPRLRRGLNRIQRAGRDMEAVIDAFLILAREADVEPQIELFDVNDIVQYEVDNARELLAGRPVEIHVHSNGPVQLHAPPRVLQVVISNLLRNACSYTDEGRIDVDVLDDRVVVRDTGIGMSPEALSRAFEPFYRAEPSRPQGTGLGLSIVRRLCDRFGWKIGLSSEPGVGTQATIAYR encoded by the coding sequence ATGCCGCACGGTCTGCCGCGCAAGATCCGAATCGTTTTCATCCTGCAGGCCGTGCTGGCCAGCCTGGGCATCCTGCTCGGTGCGTGGCTGGTTTCGCTGGTCATCAAGCACAGCCTGGTGAGCAGCGCGCTGCAGGAAGAAGCCACCTATTTCTGGGACCTGCACGCGGCCTCGCCGGTGCAGCCGCCACCGAACACGCGCAACATCCGCGGTTACCTGCTCGAAACCGGGCAGTCCGCGCTGAGCCTGCCCGCCAACCTGCGCGAGCTTGCGCCAGGCTTCCACGAACTGAAAGCCGACGACCAGCTGGTGCTGGTCGATGCCCGCCCGGAGGGCCGCCTGTACCTGGTGTTCCTGCGCTCGCGCGCGGAAATGCTGGCGTTCTGGTTCGGCATCGTCCCGGTGCTGCTGACCCTGCTCGCGGTGTACGGCGCCTCGTGGGTCACCTACCGCGCCTCCAAACGGCTGGTCTCGCCGGTCAACTGGCTGGCGCGCCGGGTCTCGCGCTGGAATCCCGGCCACCCCGAAGCATCCGACCTCGCCCCGGACAAACTGCCGGCCGACATGCAGGGCGAAACCCGGCAGCTGGCCGCCGCGCTGCATTCACTGGCGACACGGGTCACCGCGCACGTCGCGCGCGAGCGCAACTTCACCCGCGACGCCAGCCATGAACTGCGCACCCCGCTGACGGTCATCCGCGTGGCCAGCGACATGGCGCTCGGCGACCAGGACATGACCCCGCGCCTGCGTCGTGGCCTCAACCGCATCCAACGCGCCGGCCGCGACATGGAAGCGGTGATCGACGCGTTCCTGATCCTGGCCCGCGAAGCCGACGTGGAACCGCAGATAGAACTGTTCGACGTCAACGACATCGTGCAGTACGAAGTGGACAACGCCCGCGAACTGCTGGCCGGCCGCCCGGTCGAAATCCACGTGCACAGCAACGGGCCGGTGCAGCTGCACGCACCGCCGCGCGTGCTGCAGGTGGTGATCAGCAACCTGCTGCGCAACGCCTGCAGCTACACCGACGAAGGCCGCATCGACGTCGACGTGCTCGACGACCGCGTCGTGGTCCGCGACACCGGCATCGGCATGTCGCCCGAAGCGCTGTCGCGCGCCTTCGAACCCTTCTACCGCGCCGAACCCAGCCGCCCCCAGGGTACCGGCCTGGGCCTGTCGATCGTGCGCAGGCTGTGCGACCGGTTCGGCTGGAAGATCGGACTGAGCAGCGAGCCGGGCGTCGGCACGCAGGCGACCATCGCCTACCGCTGA
- a CDS encoding response regulator transcription factor — MRQTKETSGLVLVVEDNRNISEMIGEYLEGRGFEVDYAQDGLDGYRLAAENSYDVVVLDLMLPRLDGIEVCRRLRNDARKSTPVLMLTARDTLDDKLTGLGFGADDYLTKPFAIQELEARLRALIRRERRQVGSEVLKVADLVLDPVSMRATRAGTELQLSPIGLRLLTILMRESPRVVTRQEIEREIWGNGLPDSDTLRSHLYNLRKIIDKPFDRPLLHTVQSAGYRIADIAQPMS, encoded by the coding sequence ATGCGTCAGACAAAGGAAACCTCCGGCCTGGTGCTGGTGGTCGAAGACAACCGCAATATCTCCGAGATGATCGGCGAATACCTGGAAGGCCGCGGGTTCGAGGTCGACTATGCCCAGGATGGCCTGGACGGGTACCGGCTGGCCGCCGAGAACAGTTACGACGTGGTGGTGCTGGACCTGATGCTGCCGCGCCTGGACGGCATCGAAGTCTGCCGCCGGCTGCGCAACGACGCCCGCAAGTCGACCCCGGTGCTGATGCTGACCGCGCGCGACACGCTGGACGACAAGCTCACCGGCCTCGGTTTCGGCGCCGATGACTACCTGACCAAGCCGTTCGCGATCCAGGAACTGGAAGCCCGCCTGCGCGCGCTGATCCGCCGCGAACGTCGCCAGGTCGGCTCGGAAGTGCTCAAGGTCGCCGACCTGGTGCTGGACCCGGTCAGCATGCGTGCCACGCGTGCCGGTACCGAACTGCAGCTGTCGCCGATCGGCCTGCGCCTGCTCACCATCCTGATGCGCGAATCGCCGCGCGTGGTGACCCGCCAGGAAATCGAACGCGAGATCTGGGGCAACGGCCTGCCGGACTCGGACACGCTGCGCAGCCATCTGTACAACCTGCGCAAGATCATCGACAAGCCGTTCGACCGTCCGCTGCTGCACACCGTGCAGAGCGCCGGCTACCGTATTGCCGATATCGCCCAGCCGATGAGCTGA
- a CDS encoding arylesterase, which produces MYRARMGHAARMMWLLAGLVLLPALACAKGADTRNAVLVVGDSLSAAHNIPAASGWVNLLQQRVNQQVKPPPAVINASISGETTAGALTRLPALLEKHRPSVVVIELGGNDALRGLTPAQLRGNLEKMIVASQKAGARVLLLGIDVPPNYGPAYRDRLRQAYAGLASQYKVPLLPFLLEGVALKPGLMQSDGLHPTAAAQPQVLDNVWPLLKPLLKAPAP; this is translated from the coding sequence ATGTACCGAGCAAGGATGGGCCACGCGGCCCGGATGATGTGGCTGCTGGCAGGATTGGTGCTGTTGCCTGCGCTGGCGTGTGCCAAAGGTGCCGATACCCGCAACGCGGTGCTGGTGGTCGGCGACAGCCTCAGTGCCGCCCACAATATCCCGGCCGCTTCCGGCTGGGTGAACCTGCTTCAGCAGCGGGTCAACCAGCAGGTCAAACCGCCGCCGGCGGTCATCAACGCCAGCATCAGCGGCGAGACCACGGCGGGCGCGCTGACCCGCCTGCCGGCGCTGCTGGAAAAGCACCGGCCGTCGGTGGTGGTGATCGAACTGGGCGGCAACGACGCCCTGCGCGGGCTGACCCCGGCGCAGCTGCGCGGCAACCTGGAAAAAATGATCGTGGCCAGCCAGAAGGCGGGGGCCCGGGTGCTGCTGCTCGGCATCGACGTGCCGCCCAACTACGGCCCGGCCTACCGCGACCGCCTGCGCCAGGCCTATGCGGGGCTGGCCAGCCAGTACAAGGTGCCGCTGCTGCCGTTCCTGCTTGAAGGGGTCGCGCTGAAGCCCGGCCTGATGCAGTCCGACGGCCTGCACCCCACCGCCGCTGCGCAACCGCAGGTGCTGGACAACGTCTGGCCGCTGCTCAAACCCCTGCTGAAAGCGCCTGCGCCGTAA
- a CDS encoding ABC transporter ATP-binding protein encodes MTVHEGESVAIVGASGSGKTTLLGLLAGLDLPSRGEIELAGSRLGTLDEEARAQLRAREVGFVFQSFHLLPALTAEENIALPLELAGREDAARVREVLEQVGLSHRARHYPRQLSGGEQQRVALARAFVARPRILFADEPTGSLDQATGQQISDLLFALNATSDTTLVLVTHDLRLAQRCERIYQLDGGRLVDAAGVRA; translated from the coding sequence ATGACGGTACATGAAGGCGAGAGCGTGGCGATCGTCGGCGCGTCCGGATCGGGCAAGACCACCCTGCTCGGCCTGCTGGCCGGGCTGGACCTGCCCAGCCGCGGCGAGATCGAGCTGGCCGGGTCCCGGCTGGGCACGCTGGACGAAGAAGCCCGCGCGCAGCTGCGCGCGCGCGAGGTCGGCTTCGTGTTCCAGAGCTTCCACCTGCTGCCGGCGCTGACCGCCGAGGAAAACATCGCGCTGCCGCTGGAACTGGCCGGGCGCGAGGACGCCGCGCGGGTGCGCGAGGTGCTGGAACAGGTGGGGCTCAGCCATCGCGCGCGGCATTACCCGCGCCAGCTGTCCGGTGGCGAGCAGCAGCGCGTGGCGCTGGCGCGCGCGTTCGTGGCGCGGCCGCGGATCCTGTTCGCCGACGAGCCCACCGGCAGCCTGGACCAGGCCACCGGCCAGCAGATCAGCGACCTGCTGTTCGCGCTCAATGCGACCAGCGACACCACCCTGGTGCTGGTCACGCACGACCTGCGCCTGGCCCAACGCTGCGAACGCATCTACCAGCTCGACGGCGGCCGGCTGGTCGACGCTGCCGGCGTCCGCGCATGA
- a CDS encoding ABC transporter permease, which produces MNVVRHAARALRREFLAGDLLTVFAALVLGVAVMTAVGTLVNRVTLALTSSAAEMLGGDLGLGGREDVPQAFADEARTRGLASTRMVSFPSVLFHGDDSQMANIKAVSDGYPLRGQLQVSRAPGGPGEVAGTPPAGEAYADPRLMQALGLKVGDALEFGAGTLTVTRILQAEPDTSGELMQLSPPLLVNRIDVDRAGLLGPGSRASYRMMFAGDSAAIADFRGWLQPRAKGLRIVGIADAQRGVRGAFDLAGRFLSLAALLAVLLAGVATALAANRFALRRIDQVAVLRCLGARQRDILSAMALQLVLLAIPACLVGIGLGMAAQAGLVQALGGLIPGRLPLPQATPALTGAGIGLVLLLGFGLPPLLRLRRVPPMRVLNRSFAAMPPSSLLVYAAALAATVALTVQATGDVRLAAWVLGGLAALALLAGAAGAALLWLLRGLQPRLRGRWKLGLAALTRRRGLAVMQLVGLSLSLCALLLLSVIGPGLLAQWRDRLPSDTPNYFLMNIQPEQRKAVLDALGGLGVQAPGIEPFSTGRLLAVNDRPPQRQAREDNSNDDDDANRPVNFSWRHDFPPANTLLAGRYWAAGSTAAEASIEEGWAERYGMKLGDTVTLQMGEQERRFTVTSIRKADWDSFRVNFFLLLNEGAVGDAPYNLITAFHLPRAQAPALAGLTRDYPNISLLDIDSILQRVREVVDRVTQAVQLVMGFSLLAGVLVLLAALQATAGERRYDSAVLRTLGATRAQLRGAVLVEFGALGLLSSLLAVGTAALLGSVVARQVFELQLSPPWGPLLLGGALGVALSMLAGWWGTRRILHTPPALALREA; this is translated from the coding sequence ATGAACGTGGTCCGGCATGCGGCGCGCGCGTTGCGCCGCGAGTTCCTGGCCGGCGACCTGCTGACCGTGTTCGCCGCGCTGGTACTGGGCGTGGCGGTGATGACGGCGGTGGGCACACTGGTGAACCGGGTCACACTGGCCTTGACCAGCAGCGCGGCGGAAATGCTCGGCGGCGACCTCGGCCTGGGCGGGCGCGAAGACGTACCGCAGGCGTTCGCCGACGAAGCACGCACGCGCGGCCTGGCCAGCACGCGCATGGTCAGCTTCCCCAGCGTGCTGTTCCATGGCGACGACAGCCAGATGGCCAACATCAAGGCGGTCAGCGACGGCTATCCGCTGCGTGGGCAGTTGCAGGTCAGCCGCGCCCCGGGCGGTCCCGGTGAAGTGGCCGGTACCCCGCCCGCCGGCGAAGCCTATGCCGACCCGCGCCTGATGCAGGCGCTGGGCCTGAAGGTGGGCGACGCGCTGGAGTTCGGCGCCGGCACGTTGACCGTGACCCGCATCCTGCAGGCCGAGCCGGACACCTCGGGCGAGCTGATGCAGCTCTCCCCGCCACTGCTGGTCAACCGGATCGACGTGGACCGCGCCGGCCTGCTGGGTCCGGGCAGCCGCGCGTCGTACCGGATGATGTTCGCCGGCGACAGCGCGGCGATCGCCGACTTCCGCGGCTGGCTGCAGCCGCGCGCCAAGGGCCTGCGCATCGTCGGCATCGCCGACGCGCAGCGTGGCGTGCGCGGTGCGTTCGACCTGGCCGGCCGCTTCCTCTCGCTGGCCGCGCTGCTGGCGGTGCTGCTGGCCGGCGTGGCCACCGCGCTGGCGGCCAACCGCTTCGCGCTGCGCCGGATCGACCAGGTGGCGGTGCTGCGCTGCCTGGGCGCGCGCCAGCGCGACATCCTCAGCGCGATGGCGCTGCAGCTGGTGCTGCTTGCGATTCCGGCCTGCCTGGTCGGAATCGGGCTGGGCATGGCCGCGCAGGCCGGCCTGGTGCAGGCACTGGGCGGGCTGATTCCGGGCCGGCTGCCGTTGCCGCAGGCCACGCCGGCGCTGACCGGCGCCGGGATCGGACTGGTGCTGCTGCTGGGCTTCGGCCTGCCGCCGCTGCTGCGGCTGCGCCGGGTGCCGCCGATGCGCGTGCTCAACCGCAGCTTTGCGGCGATGCCGCCGAGCTCGCTGCTGGTCTACGCGGCTGCGCTGGCGGCCACGGTGGCGCTGACCGTTCAGGCCACCGGCGATGTGCGGCTGGCGGCCTGGGTGCTGGGCGGGCTGGCCGCGCTGGCACTGCTGGCCGGCGCCGCCGGTGCCGCCCTGCTGTGGCTGCTGCGCGGCCTGCAGCCGCGCCTGCGCGGGCGCTGGAAGCTCGGCCTGGCCGCGCTCACCCGGCGCCGCGGGCTGGCGGTGATGCAGCTGGTGGGGCTGTCGCTGTCGCTGTGCGCGCTGCTGCTGCTCTCGGTGATCGGCCCGGGCCTGCTGGCGCAGTGGCGCGACCGCCTGCCCAGCGACACACCGAACTATTTCCTGATGAACATCCAGCCCGAGCAGCGCAAGGCGGTGCTGGATGCGCTCGGCGGCCTGGGCGTACAGGCGCCGGGGATCGAGCCGTTCAGTACCGGCCGGCTGCTGGCGGTCAACGACCGGCCGCCGCAACGCCAGGCGCGCGAAGACAACAGCAACGATGACGACGACGCCAACCGCCCGGTGAATTTCTCCTGGCGGCACGACTTCCCGCCGGCCAACACGTTGCTGGCCGGGCGCTACTGGGCAGCCGGCAGCACCGCGGCGGAAGCCTCGATCGAGGAAGGCTGGGCCGAGCGCTACGGCATGAAGCTGGGCGACACCGTCACCCTGCAGATGGGCGAGCAGGAGCGTCGCTTCACCGTGACCAGCATCCGCAAGGCCGACTGGGACTCGTTCCGGGTCAACTTCTTCCTGCTGCTCAACGAAGGCGCGGTCGGCGATGCGCCGTACAACCTGATCACCGCCTTCCACCTGCCGCGCGCGCAGGCCCCGGCGCTGGCCGGACTGACCCGCGACTACCCGAACATCTCGCTGCTGGACATCGACAGCATCCTGCAGCGGGTGCGCGAGGTGGTTGATCGGGTGACCCAGGCGGTGCAGCTGGTGATGGGCTTCAGCCTGCTGGCGGGGGTGCTGGTGCTGCTGGCTGCGCTGCAGGCTACTGCGGGCGAGCGCCGGTACGACAGCGCGGTGCTGCGCACCCTGGGTGCCACCCGCGCCCAGCTGCGCGGGGCGGTGCTGGTGGAGTTCGGGGCGCTGGGGCTGCTGTCCTCGCTGCTGGCGGTAGGCACGGCGGCGCTGCTGGGCAGCGTGGTGGCCAGGCAGGTGTTCGAGCTGCAGCTCAGCCCGCCGTGGGGGCCGCTGCTGTTGGGTGGCGCGCTCGGCGTGGCGCTGAGCATGTTGGCGGGCTGGTGGGGTACCCGGCGGATCCTGCATACGCCGCCGGCGTTGGCGTTGCGGGAGGCGTAA
- a CDS encoding DMT family protein: MPGPSFTAYLYPVLLLLGSNIFMTFAWYGHLKYKSAPLMMVILVSWGIAFFEYCLQVPGNRLGSAVYSAPQLKGMQEVITLVVFAVFSAFYLDQPLKWNHYAAFGLIVVAAFLMFKE, translated from the coding sequence ATGCCCGGCCCGTCGTTTACCGCTTATCTGTACCCCGTGTTGCTGCTGTTGGGCAGCAACATCTTCATGACCTTCGCCTGGTACGGGCACCTCAAGTACAAGAGCGCGCCCTTGATGATGGTGATCCTGGTCAGCTGGGGCATCGCGTTCTTCGAATATTGCCTGCAGGTGCCGGGCAACCGGCTCGGCAGTGCGGTGTACTCGGCCCCGCAGCTGAAGGGCATGCAGGAAGTGATCACGCTGGTGGTGTTCGCGGTGTTCTCGGCGTTTTACCTGGACCAGCCGTTGAAGTGGAACCACTACGCGGCGTTCGGGCTGATCGTGGTGGCGGCGTTTTTGATGTTCAAGGAATGA
- a CDS encoding DUF6607 family protein yields MKFQTASAWLLLAASGIAHAQPSDLQRDHASILAMKGEYIVDFAFDETVLLKPGYERAPAVRSGGNEVVIVVEDSPKRIVLQHLLVDGKSGHVTKHWRQDWVYEAPNRFEFSADQTWHVRTIDPAVNAGAWTQCVYEVSDAPRYCGTGRWDYSNNVATWTSDLSWRPLPRREYTRRSDYNALAVVNRHTLTSNGWTHEQFNTKILRGADGSQQEIAREFGFNDYNRTTEVDFKPAYDYWTATADYWAKVRARWNGFLGQAPGVHLKTKLDGMAMIIPLFTQAQDLQDGKKVKDAQIDAVFKQWVEKAPADAAR; encoded by the coding sequence ATGAAATTCCAGACAGCCAGCGCGTGGTTGCTGCTTGCCGCCAGCGGCATCGCCCACGCCCAGCCCTCCGACCTGCAGCGCGACCACGCCAGCATCCTGGCGATGAAGGGCGAGTACATCGTCGACTTCGCGTTCGACGAAACCGTGCTGCTCAAGCCCGGCTACGAGCGCGCGCCGGCCGTGCGCAGCGGTGGCAACGAAGTGGTGATCGTGGTCGAAGACAGCCCGAAGCGGATCGTGCTGCAGCACCTGCTGGTGGACGGCAAGAGCGGCCACGTGACCAAGCACTGGCGGCAGGACTGGGTGTATGAGGCGCCGAACCGCTTCGAGTTCAGCGCCGACCAGACCTGGCACGTGCGCACGATCGACCCGGCGGTGAACGCCGGCGCCTGGACCCAGTGCGTGTACGAAGTGAGCGATGCCCCGCGTTACTGCGGTACCGGCCGCTGGGACTACAGCAACAACGTCGCCACCTGGACCAGCGACCTGAGCTGGCGTCCGCTGCCGCGCCGCGAGTACACCCGTCGCAGCGACTACAACGCGCTGGCCGTGGTCAACCGCCACACGCTCACGTCCAACGGCTGGACCCACGAGCAGTTCAATACCAAGATCCTGCGCGGCGCCGACGGCAGCCAGCAGGAGATCGCCCGCGAGTTCGGCTTCAACGACTACAACCGCACCACCGAGGTCGACTTCAAGCCGGCCTACGACTACTGGACCGCCACCGCCGACTACTGGGCCAAGGTCCGCGCGCGCTGGAACGGCTTCCTCGGCCAGGCCCCCGGCGTGCACCTGAAGACCAAGCTGGACGGCATGGCGATGATCATCCCGCTGTTCACCCAGGCCCAGGACCTGCAGGACGGCAAGAAGGTAAAGGACGCGCAGATCGACGCCGTGTTCAAGCAGTGGGTGGAAAAGGCGCCGGCAGACGCCGCGCGCTGA
- a CDS encoding Hemin transport protein: MSRALSALRTPDRYLRPGQLPSPEQLAALGTVLCLYRPESSELGGWKHAVSAHACQGMDSEGIRESLCFADARGRCCWRLYLLPDSDFLAWDRLVSAFPARPEPANDGGVAERLWRRLATRLGGEPWRMCALRLHAGDAQGIAASVASLSALGATAARRIARVEGADGELWVDDSNVVPLLHHSSIRHS; this comes from the coding sequence ATGAGCCGAGCCCTTTCCGCACTGCGAACCCCCGACCGGTACCTGCGCCCTGGCCAGCTGCCTTCCCCGGAACAGCTGGCGGCACTGGGCACGGTGCTGTGCCTGTACCGCCCCGAGAGCAGCGAGCTGGGCGGCTGGAAACATGCCGTTTCCGCGCACGCCTGCCAGGGCATGGACAGCGAAGGCATCCGCGAAAGCCTGTGCTTCGCCGACGCCCGCGGTCGCTGCTGCTGGCGGTTGTACCTGCTGCCCGACAGCGACTTCCTGGCCTGGGACCGGCTGGTGTCGGCGTTCCCGGCACGGCCGGAACCGGCCAACGATGGCGGCGTGGCCGAACGCCTGTGGCGGCGCCTGGCCACCCGGCTGGGCGGCGAACCGTGGCGGATGTGCGCGCTGCGCCTGCATGCCGGCGACGCCCAGGGCATCGCCGCCAGCGTGGCCTCGCTGTCGGCGCTGGGCGCCACCGCCGCGCGCCGCATCGCGCGGGTCGAGGGCGCCGACGGCGAGCTGTGGGTCGACGATTCCAACGTGGTACCGCTGCTCCACCATTCTTCCATTCGACATTCCTGA